In Lycium ferocissimum isolate CSIRO_LF1 chromosome 7, AGI_CSIRO_Lferr_CH_V1, whole genome shotgun sequence, the sequence TTCTTATTATAAGAAGGTTAATTGTACATCAATCTGTATTTGTACTGGAGCTTCATGAGTTCATGGTTTCTCTTATGCAGAAAATATTATACGGCTAGATCCTTCATAACAAATTTTCTGTTGCAAGTACTCACAGGAAGTAAACATCCTTCTTGCCGATCCCTAATCCGAAGTCAATAGTAAGCATTCCACTATATGGCGTCAATTTGATTTTCTCTCCTGGTATATAATTTGAATTCATTGGTGAGATCACAATAAATACAAGCGGATCAGGGTGTGGGGAAAAAATCCATTCCTACATCTATAAAGCTGACCTTTATTATATGCAACTACATCCTCTCCAAGAAGCAAAAAACTAGTAGCTAAAATAGTAGGTCCAGCACCACCGGTGCCTGCAGTGTAGTAGTAGAATCTGAAATACATATCTAAACATGTTAGATTGTAAAAAATTATCAGGAAAAGATGAGGAAACAAATGTATTAACATTGCAAGACCAGGCTACTTTATCATCTTTCAAGATAATAGCTGTAATTCCTTAAACCATACGTATCAGGAGTAAACAAATTGAGTATTTTCTTAGCTTGTAGTTGATGGCAGACATCAATATGTAGCTGTCTCAGCCAATATTGTATAGTCACCCATTACGCATTCGATGTTTATTGATCTATTAGAATTTCACACGATTAAGTGTATTGACTTTAGTCTCTTTATATGATATTACATAATCCTGACCACTTGATCTAGCATATATGTGGAGTTAGGTCTAATATCCCGTTTCTTAATAGTTCTACAACCCTAGAAGGAAGCAGTCAGCAAATAAAGAAGCTTTCCAGTAATGGAAGATCTCCTGATTAATTCTTTTGCAGAGGTATCATTTTGAATCATACAAACATTCACTTAGTGACAAGTTAAGGGCACTGCAGTAAGCTATTATTAAACAAGGACTTGCTAAATTTGGTATTATCTGGGTAGATGAGATTCTGAAAGATTTAACAGGAAAAATCCAGCATTTCCATGTTGGTTGTTACGCGGAGGGGTAGTTTCAAGAGAGTAAAGGTTAGGTAGAGGGGTAATTTAAAGAGAGTAAACCACGATACACTTTTCTATAGCGCACGCTGATGAAGCAAGTATTAAAAACATATTGCTGCCAATATGGTAGATTTTAGATACACCATGGTGGATTAAACCTGCAAGATTCTGATTGATCATTGTCGTTACAGAGAGTGTGTGTCATCCaccaaaactcttttttccAAATGGAGTTTTTAGTTATATACACtgatgtttggttggtcaaaacaTTTTGGAGAGCATTTTCTCTAGGATAACAAGTCCttaaatgaggaaaatgacttccctaatggaAGTAGcgaaaacaagttccataagtgACGTTCCAAGTTCATTGTCTTCTCCCCACCCACCCAAcgccccaacccccaccccttGACCATCCCACCCCCGCCACCCTCgaacccccacccccaccccccataGGTGTTTTGCTAGCTTACATATAAATGCTTTTGggatttatttttttgcttcttaccaaacactagaaataagtaagaaacccacttgttttccaagaaaacattttccttcttaccaaacacaccctataaGAGCAATTTAATCAGCTATAGCAagtcattattttattttcaggcTACCACATAAGGCTTGATAGAAGAGTTACTTGTTGTAGGCAACTTTACCTAATAATGTAAAAGTTCTTTATACAGTCATGCACAGAACATAAACTCTCGGAAGATTTATTAGGATAGAAGTCTTTGAATGATTTAATGTTCATTCAAATAGCTGACCAGAACTTGACAAGAATTAACAAGGTTACCTCAGCCTCTCTAATTCACCCTCACTTTCAAGTTTTGCAGTGCGAACAAGCTCTGCTGCCATCACTATCATAGTAGTAGAAAAACAACGTTTGAGTTAGTAGTAAATTATGACCTTTTTAACAAATATTTCCATAAAAGCATGATGCCAGCTGGAAGGAAAGTCCATTCTAAGCTCTTCCATATAAATAAGtgatttcttgaatattcttctttttcataaatTAACTTCATTTGGTTCAAACTCAAATATTCAACGTCCACATTTGTGCATCATATTAAGAAAGCCACCTAAAGATTGTACTGGTTAACAATAATATAAGTATTACTTCATAATAGTAAAAGTTGTATTCCAGAATCCTGTTAAAAGTTTAGTTGTACCTGGTTGTTACTATATATAACTTTTCTACTTATCAATACTAAAGTAGATCAGGAAGCAACGAGATTTGGCTCTTTAGATAAGAATAATTAAAGCTAGAATATACTcaataaaagaatgaaaaagtaAGAGCTAAAACTTTTGAGTGCCACCCACACTCTAATTGCAATACTCATCTGAAAAGTAGGACACAACAGTAAAGCTTTGATGAAAAatctaaaagaagagaaacAGCAGAACTTAAGCATAAATTTCCTTTGTCAAATGCACAAACAATTATAACATAAGTCATATAGTACCACTGCTCACTCCTGGGTAGATTCCACCAGTAGTTATGGCAGGAATATTGGCCTCCAGTGCTTTATCCATATAGGACTTCGCCCGTGTTGCATAGCTTGTGTCATCACAAACATCAAGATAGGCCGTCTGTTGGATGACCACGACTTAaaaagtttcaataatctctTCGTTGAGAGGAAGAGGTTCATAATTCTGTAGTCATTCTCTTAAGAAAGTTAAAAACTTGGAAGTTATGCTGATTACCTTTCTCTCACCTTGGTCCCAATGGCAGCTTCTAGTACTTTACAGTTTGCAGACTGTTGGAATGGTCCAGCAGCATGAACCACAATGTCCGCATCTGCAAAATCGTTAGTCAGTAAAATCAGTAATAGCAATTAGCATCATTTTATCCAGCCCCAAGTAGGTATTATAAATAATGGAGTAGATTCCCAGCATTTCAGCCAATATTTGGAGTATGAAAAACATAACGTGACATTATGTAAGTAGGAAGATAAGTGGCATGCATCATTAACATGCAGCAAAAAATATGACAACAGATCCTTTCCACATTCCCTacctttatttccttttattttttgggataAACCCCCATTTTCTTCTAATCACTATGATGAACAATAGAATCACTTGTGCAAAATTTGAAAGACATCTGTAAACAACATTTCTACAACATCATGTTCTACCTTCACAAAGTTTGAAAAGCATCTTTTAACAACATTTCTACAACATCACCATAAAGGCGCTCGGGTAAGTTATAATGCTGAAACTATTAACCATTAAACAGACAATGGAGAAATGACTATAGTTTTGTTTTATTGTTCGCTTGCCTTtgtgtttctttttattttcactcTATTAAAGGGAATAGGTAGGAACCAGATCTAGGTAAAGCGATAATGATGGATGTTACTGTTACGCTGCAAATTCGCTGCATATGGTAATAGCATAAAGAGAAACAATAAACCTTTTTCCTTATCCCAATGTCAATTATGCATTATGTATGCTGACCAGTGGAAGTTGTATTATATTAACTTGTCTTAATTTTCTTACAAGTGTCCGAAAGTAAGTGCACTAGTCATATATAGCAATCCTATTTTCTAACATGTTTGCCAAACAGGAAATTTGGCTTCCTGCTCAAAAATATAGTAACTGCATTTATGCTAGTTTAACTTTTTGAAGATTACGACGTTAAATTACGCCAGTTTTGTCTAGAGGCATACAACACATATTCCTTAATTAATAGTCCAAAACTCCAAATGAACAGTTTAATTAAAAGAATATAAGTTTACTGGGACTGTTATGGGATTTAATGGAAGAGCAAGGATCAATGACTAAAATATAGTTCATTCCCACTAAGAAAACTtgatataaaaaataacatattcATTACAGCATAGGGTGATTATAGTTGATGATCCATACTCATCAATACGTTAACTTGCAAGGCAGCTGCATTTGATAAAGTGCTTCCCAAGTCAAAAGTatgcaaaaatagaaaaaggaaGGATCTGGTAGACCTGTCAAATTGGCTTCTAATGCTTCTCTATCGTCTATATTTACTTCAGCGAATTCTGAGTTCTTCCCTAGTTTTGACACCATGGCAGCCCCTTTCTCCCTGTTATAGATAATATGATACACAATAGTTTTTCTTTATCCAAGAAGTCCAAATTTACAACAAATAAGTTTAGAAAGAAACCAAGAAAGTCATAAAAAATGAGATAAACCAAGAGATCAGTTTAATTATGAGATTGGATGAAACACAGCCAAAATTGGCTATATGCCTTGGGATTGTGCAATTGTACTATTAGGGAAGTTCTTGACTTGAGTGGGAATGTCATAGCACTCAAGACAATTTAATAGTTAATCTACAACATATCTCTCAAAGGATTAGTTAAACTTTTAGTTCCACTTTGAATACTTTGTATCTGTTCAGCCAACTGCATAGTTTATCAACACTTGTTGCCCCAGTCAACTGCATAATACTAAAGAAAGATGTCGACACGTCTACTTTCTACAGgtgattttatgaaataacaTTTATTGCTATCCATTTACAGTATGGTGTCTGCTACTATTGTCCATATTTATATCTCATGACATGCACAACAATCAAGAAAGCTTGGTATAACATGGCCACATCcacatatcaaatatatgttCCCCATGAAGATATCTCTTTGTTCCTCTTACTTCTCAACAACTTCTTTTTACACCCAAAGCTTGGTTAACTGAAACTCAACAATCATTCACAATCATCTAGGGTGCAAAAGGGGGAAGATAGAATACAAAGACAATTGAGTTACTAACAGCTTTTCCAggaaacattttccttcatacaaaACACACCGTTTATCCAAATATTTTCAGATATCACTTTCTCCAAACTCAAAACATTATTAGCTCTACAATGATACCCAAATTAGTTTCTTCGGGCACTTTTTCATCTAACAAGAGGAAGTCTTACATGAGTCTTATTGTTTGACCCTCTTCATTCAAAAGTTCTCCTCACTCATACATGGTAAGTAAAGGAATTTCCCCATCAGCACTGAACATTCTTGATTATATTCTTAATTGCAccaatctaacatcaaatttCTTTAACATAATGAATCCTTCTAGCTTTGACCTTTGCAGTAATTGGTCAAGAAAGCCTTCAATGAGGTCCACTAACTATATAAGTATGGCCATGCACATAGAGGAGAGAGTAGATGTTATGTATCTAGTCCAACTTATGAATTTTTAGATGTTAGGAAGAGAAACTTACGTTAATCTGATTCAAAACTAACCATTTTTAGATGCTGAAACTAAGCAATTACAAGCATTACCATTTTTGTCTCTAGGAACTAGCCAAACTCTTAAAATCTCACTTCAAACAAACCAAAGCAGaatcaaataacaaaaaaattataacggTGTTAAACAACCGGTCTGTGAAACTCAACCAATtgattaattttcttatttaatcAGCTTTGCTCTCACATCTTTCATCTTTCAAATgccaaaatatgaaaatcaaaaTTGTGACCAAATAACTCATTCAGCTGATTTACATTCTCTGGATGGAAGAGGCCCTTATTTCGTTGTGCCATATTACTCGTTCCAACTACTACTTAGCCGACATTATTAATCTTTAGTACTCAAAAATTTCATCAAAACAGTATCCGATTTGCTAATAAACAtgtactccctttgtcccaatttatgttcatactttcctttttagtttgtcccaaacTTCAAActtacctttttacccttaatgagatgatttatagacATCCAAAAAAGTCTATGGCTTATTTAGACCACAATGTGATGACCCGCCACGTCATCACGCCACCTAGGCGCCACGTGGAACTATTTTTGCCATGTAGGAAGCTTATGTGGATGCTTACATGGAAAGGAGGCTAGCTTATGTGAGAAGATTCTAGAGAAATATGGAGATTTTTCATGGAAGACTTTAGAACCTTATGAAATTGCATGGAAAGTCCTTGGAATAATCTAGTTGTGTAGAGATTTCTAAAATAGGGGCTTCTTTGTAAATATGTAGGGACTTATACATTCATTATTATTTGCATACTAGTCCCTaggtgagtagtataaatagaggggCATCCATTTGTAAAATCCATCAAGCAAAAATCAATCAagtcttctataataaaaaccttccttctagcaaatttctgTTGTCTTATTTACCTACTATTCCCTTAGCGATCTTGAGTGTAGTAATCTAGGGCCgacttggcatagcaagatcgtgagcaagttgtGCAAGAACGTGAGCGAGTTGTCGAGTGTCGCACGCGCGCTTAGTCaagactaaggacgtgacaacgtggtatcagagcgaAGGTTACGGCTAAGGGAATGGCAAACGATGGAGAAATCAACGCTACTAAAACCCAAGATAACGTCATCCAGGATGCTGCTGGCAAGAAGGGCCATAACAAAAAGAGGAATGTCGCCAACAAGAGCCAGGAGGTGCCACCAGAGGTTGTGCCAAATGAAGGGCTTACATCCCAAGAACCATATACACTGAGGCGAGCGAGGATGACGTGGAGGTCCTGTCCGAGGACGTCTCGCTCGGTAAAGAGTGGGTTATGAAGGTTAATGTTGGGGTGGATGCCATCGACATATTTGGCCAACGTTTGGGCAAGGTGGAGGGCACTCTTAGTGTTCTTGAGGGGCATActcttgaagaaattgaaagcATCCAAAATGACTTGGAGGGGCGTATGCAGCCGAGATTAAGGTAAGCAAACCATCAATGCCTTAGAGTGCGTATTCGTGGAGGCGTTAGTACTATCGATGCCACGAAGGCAAAGATAATGGCACTTGAAGAAGGCAGACAATGTTGCGCGACCGAGGACAACCAACAACGTTGTCGTGACGAGGAGGCTAAGATCGAGGCTCCCAAACCACCGGTTCAAAGGGGTTCGTGATGCGCAGGTGGAGAACTTTCTTTGGCACTTGGAGAACTATTTCAGGCATGGAAAAGTGAGGGACAATGAGACCAAGATCAACACCGCTGTGTTGTACCTATCAGAGACTGCCATACTATGGTGGAGAAGAAAGGTCGCCGATGCTGAGAGAGGTCTATGCACAATTAGCACGTGGGATCGGCTTCAAGAACGACTTCGACGGCTTCTTACCAAGTAATGTCTTGTACGAGGCAAGGCGCAAACTTTGAGAGTCAAGCAACCTGGGAGCATACGAGACTATGTCAAAGAGTTCACCACCCTTACGATTCAAATTCCCAACCTCACCAATGATGACTTATTGTTCTACTTTTATAGACAAAGGTTGCAAAATTAAAGCTAGCAGAGGTTGCAACGCCGTCAAGTCGCACATATAGACCAAGCCGTAGAGGCCGAGTCTTTGGACTTCGTGCATGACAAACACGACAAAGGCCAAGGCACGAGTCGAGGCGGTAGCGATGCCAAAGGTGGGGGAGACCGTGGCGAGCAAAGAGTCGCAACAACAATACTCCAAGACTCAAAACGCGAACAAGTTCAACGGTAAGGTCGGTGGTTGTCGTGGCTATGTCGAAAGAAGGTGCGAACGAGAAGGCGGATGCTACCTATGCGGGACGGCCGCACAACTTCAAAAATCGTCCCGACCTCGAAGAGTCCTGCGCTATACGCGTGAAAGTCACGAGCAAACGCAAAACACGGAGTACGGAATCGACCGTCGGGGACGATTAGGCTATGTGGCGGTTGTCACACGAAGCAAGAAAGTCAAACCAACGATAATAAAATCAAGACGTAGATCTCACTATAAACAACAAGCTCGCTCGTGCATTGGTGGACACCGGAGCGACTCATAATTTCGTGACCGAGGTCCGGGGCGAAGAGACTAGTGAGTCAAGCTTGCTCCACCAATCCCTCGTCAAGACCGTGAATGCTAAACCAAAAAATGCTCGTGGTGTAGCCAATGGTGTTGGTGTCAAATTGGGAAATTGGAAAGGTACGACAAACTTTACCGCCACTACTATGGATATCTTTGACATTGTTCTGGGGCAAGAATTCTTCAGACATTGTCGCTACGATCGATCCGTACCTCCAACATCTCTTGGTCATAGAGCGAGCGGCGGCTCGCATGGTGCCAAAAGGATGATGTGTCGCGTACGGATGTGGCCATGCACAACTTTCGACTATGTAGCTTGTCGGGTGGCTCAAGAAAGAGAGCCAACATTCATGGCAACCATTACAAGTTTGGAGGAAGATAATGGTACCCAAGAGCCACCACCACCTTGGATAAATAATTTACTCGAAGAAAACAAAGATGGTATTTCCGAAGAGCTACCTAAGCACATGCCTCTTAGGTGTGAGCTGGATCACAAGATTGAGTTGGAGCATGAACCGAGAAAGGGTCAAGTCATGCACTAGTTACCATCACTGCCTCACACGATAGGGAGATTGAAGCTATCATTGACTACCAGGCCAGGCAGAAACAAGGGAAAGAAGCCACCGCCATTTTCCTCGTCCATTGGAAGGGGCAATCACCGGAAGAGACCACATGTGAGCGATACGAAGACTTGTGGCAGTTTAAAAACAACAGTCGAGAGTTTAAGCAGCAGCAGTGCGCCGCGGTCATCGCAACATCAGGTGGGTGAGAGTGTGATGACCCGCCACGTCATCATGCTACCTAGGCGCCACGTGGAACTATTTTTGCCATGTAAGAAGCTTATGTGGATGCTTACATGGAAAGGAGGCTAGCTTATGTGAGAAGATTCTATAGAAATATGGAGATTTCTCATGGAAGACTTTAGAACCTTATGAAATTGCATGGAAAGTCCTTAGAATAATCTAGTTGTGTAGAGATTTCTAGAATAGGGGCTTCTTTGTAAATATGTAGAGACTTAtacattaattattatttgcatACTAGTCCCTAGGTGAGAAGTATAAATAGAGGGGCATCCATTTGTAAAATCCATCAAGCAAAAATCAATCAAGTCTTCCATAATAAAAACCttccttctagcaaatttctcgtCTTATTCACCTACTATTCCCTTAGTGATCTTGAGTATAGTAATCTAGGCTGACTTGGCATAGTaagatcgtgagcaagttgtgcaagaacgtgagcgagttgtcaagtgccgcacgtgcacttagttgaagactaaggacgtgacaACAAGGTTTAAAAAAAGATCTTTCGTTGCTAAACTCCATGGACAGTCAAATAACGCtatataaattgagatggagggagtatatcttTTCAATAAACATTTTACACTCGCCAACCAAACATCGGAAGATATTCTATTGAAAAAGacttactccctctgtttctaTCCTTTTTtgtcagtcccaaaaagaatgacacattttcttagttgataataatttaactttaaactttaccttttatATTTGacgagatgatttataaccacacaaatatatttggcttgttttaggccacaagattcaaaagtcttcttctatttcttaaactccgtgctcaATCAAACTacaccacataaattgggacggagggagtatgtcaTACCAAGCAGAGAGTACTCAAATTGCAGAACATATATAGAAAGACAGAAATGTGTAAATCAGCAAATAACCACTATCTTTATCACCAAGAACCAAAAAAACTATCAATAACACCCAAATTTCACAGAGAACAAACAAAATCCCAAGAATAAAATCCTGAGTTTCCAACAATttcacaaacaaaaaagaaaaaaaaaaactaaacaagGGGTAATTACCGATTTCGACCAGCAATAATAATGTGAAGGTCAGGACATAGCTTAGAGAGAGCAATAGCAGTAGAGCCACCAACTCTTCCAGTTCCACCTAATATTACAACTTTTGATTTTTTCACTTTCTCTGCTACCTCTACTcttttttcattctcttttgCAAAACTAGCAACTGTTACTGCCCTTTTCTTGATTCCTATATTCCAATACATGGCCAAACTAGCCATCTTTTTATAATTTCTGTACACTTCTTGAAGTGCTAGAGTACTGTTGTTTCCTcctcttgtttttccttttgtcTTCAGTTTCAACAGTTTATTATCTTCTTGATTACATATGCGTGGGAAAACAACTGCCAGAAATGCAATGCTTTAGTGGGTCCCACTaataaaaaaagagtttttgcAGCCAAACAAGAAACAGCGTTACTGAAGTTGAAAAAAAGGTtttgccaaaaagaaaaaaaataggaaaagtaCGTAAGTTGCCCttttaagtttgtaaaaatattattactccctccgtccaattTATATGACGGTGTTTGACCAAATACAAAGTTATTTTAAGGGTGTTTGACTAAACACAAAGTTTAAAGAAAgtaaggaaattttttttaatcttgtggtctaaaacaagtcaaaaaaatttgtgactagaaatcatttcatttaagagtaaaatgaaaattttagagttaaattgttgccaaaaataaaaagaggtcattctttttgggactgattaaaaaggaaaaagtgtcatataaattgagacagatggAGTATATACTTTAATTTAACATGTGACATatcattctcaattcttatttGAAGTGGAACTAATATCCCCGTAAAATAACAAGAGGGGTTCCTTAGGTGGCAAGCTTCATCTCCGACCTCAAAGTTGTGGGTCAAGTTGATAAGGGAACGAAGAGAGGTGAAGCTCCTAgggagaaattaaaaaaaaaaaagagacatcCCCGTGACATATACTCTAACCTAATAAATTGAGCTTAATGGACCTGGTTTATCTTTCCTTCTACTCATCTTCCCTTTGTACAGCTCAATTAAATTTTCGAAGTTATAGAATCTATTTTGGAACTTCATATtctataaaaatgtatttattttcaagaGATTATTTCAGTATTCGCGTAGTATTGTGTTCTTTCTTATTTTACTACTACTTGTTGATTCATTTACTTTGTTCATCTTGCTATATTGCTATcgttatttttctttcaatactgctttaatttcatttcttttaaGTCGAGGGTGTCACAGCCCAATCGGAGGACCATGACGGGCGCCCGGAGCTAACCTGCCGAGCACGTATCAtcatactctcataatcatatctaggtgagccacatggctttcTCATAATTAACATGCATCAATAACACAATTGCCGTGATCTGAACTTCGCAGTTTTTatacaacatcatcaactatgcccgtATATACACAAACtaacaaggctatcaaaattcTATgtcaaaatatgagccgacaaggctgagaTATACCTAActgtacacaactgtctacgaccctctaagaagagtacataatatcataaagacgggacaggaccccgccgtgcccctaTATGTgcaccaaaagaataataccaactatctcggctccggatcaaatgagCACCTCTACGCAACCAACGGTTGAACTCCCTAATGGTCGCTCGTCTCCTCATCTactccgtgggcatgaacacatcatccacaacaaaaggacgtcagtacgaacaatgtactgagtacgtaaggcatggtAAATAACAAGATCAAGTATGAAGAATCATAAGGTAGATGATTCGTTTATACCTCTTAAGACGTTTGtcatgcttacttaaccttcctttgaagaaaacatttcatacacatacatataatgatagcatacccaaccatataggttcggtgtcatccaTACCGACCATAACGGCTCGGTGTTGTCCACACCAACTgcggtggtgtgcgcgcaatagatatcatacttCCGCCACATAGGCTTGGTGTCACAAATACAGTattcatacatttataacaTACATAAGTATCCGAGAGAAACATTACAACACTATTGGGGTGACACAAAGTCGATAAacccccgatttctattattaaatcaccatcatcattataGTCATCACTATTaccatcgtcatcattatcttaattactatcatcattatcatcatcattgtgaGGAGCTTTTGCCAAAGTATTTCAAGAATATTAGGAGTTAGGAACTTTTAGCATCTCTAGGATTAGGACATCGTGAATATCTTAGATGACATCTCTAGAATTGAACTCACCATAataatcgttatcattatcatcacaaagaacaatgtcaacaatatcaagagaATCATCGAGGATTATGAGCTTATAGCATTTGTAGGAGTAGGAGTATCatggatatcatgtatggaTTCAAAatgaggaaatcatgcctttgggaAGGAGGGttagccttgcatacctttacGCCTTCTTAACTACCTAGCGTTCTTTTTCAAGACCTACAAACtctatattcaagagaattcatactaaggtcAAGTCATTGAAAACATGCTTAATTTCAACTAGAGCAACAAAAaggctaacgaaatttgggcagcacttcccctaaaTCACCAACTTCCGCCATATGGAAAAATAACTCCCAAACgacaataataacattcaataccataatcaagaagttacattcaatttagtctcaaatctacccaaaataccctttttaagttcatcttaaagtcatcttcttcacttcgaCATTTATGACTTTTCTGgctttaattctttttctttccaagGGTCACTAAACTTCTACATCAACTTAACCATAtgaataggatgaagaacataccttataatcaaggaccttcacctcactcaactcccTTCAAGATCAAGTTCACCACAACTTTGAAAGGAAGCTAGAACTATCACCTTTCATGGATTACCTTTGAAcgttgatgttgatcttctctcttgatgatatgaaaAGGTGTGGAGTGTTAGGGAACCttcaagatctctcaagaagTCTCTACAAATGTAGGGAAATAAATGTggaaagttgtaaatgaaaaTGAGGTCTTTTtatgatttaaaaaggtggcaactTCGCACCCTCGCACCGACTTGCGGTGGAGATGCAGCGTCACATGGTGGAGATGCGGCCGCATCTCTCCTCTTATCCCTTAGGGGAGGGCTTCAGTGCGGGCTTCCATTTTGGGGTAGTTTTTCCAGCCTGCGTTGTCCA encodes:
- the LOC132065787 gene encoding uncharacterized protein LOC132065787, coding for MASLAMYWNIGIKKRAVTVASFAKENEKRVEVAEKVKKSKVVILGGTGRVGGSTAIALSKLCPDLHIIIAGRNREKGAAMVSKLGKNSEFAEVNIDDREALEANLTDADIVVHAAGPFQQSANCKVLEAAIGTKTAYLDVCDDTSYATRAKSYMDKALEANIPAITTGGIYPGVSSVMAAELVRTAKLESEGELERLRFYYYTAGTGGAGPTILATSFLLLGEDVVAYNKGEKIKLTPYSGMLTIDFGLGIGKKDVYFLNLPEVKSVHEVLGVPTVSARFGTDPFFWNWGMIAMRNLLPQEFLRDRSKVQQLVQLFDPVVRAVDGTAGETVSMRVDLECSDGHNRIGIFSHKSLSRSVGISTAAFVLAILEGSTKPGVWFPEEPEGISVEAREVLLQRASQGTINFIMNKAPWMVETNPKELGFGIYS